Proteins encoded within one genomic window of Synechococcus sp. PCC 7335:
- a CDS encoding ABC transporter substrate-binding protein yields MTNIRYWKKFVALALIGLLSSWLISCGSSANTATDGSGKAEVEFWTMQLSPKFDDYFNSLIADFEAENPETTVKWVDVPWSDMETKILAAVSANNAPDVVNLNPNFASQLATKGAWLTLDDKLSEEEKAVYLPKIFEATQIDGESFGFPWYLTARVTLYNSEIFEEAGITEPPETFEALAEVARTIKEETGKYAFFISFVPEDAADVLQSFVQMGVALVDDQGNAAFNTPEGKAVFQYWTDLYQNELLPREVLTQGHAQATQLYQSGQTAILTSGAETLSAIATNAPDIAAATKAAPQISGVTGRKNVAAMDLVIPRSTDVEEAALKFALFVTNDENQLAFAKSANVLPSTVNAMSDSYFTDLPAEASPVEIARSVSASQLEDAAVLIPAMEDVKVLQKVIYDNLQAAMLGDKTVDEAVADAATEWDNR; encoded by the coding sequence ATGACAAATATTCGCTACTGGAAAAAGTTTGTAGCCCTCGCCTTAATAGGCCTACTCTCAAGCTGGCTGATTAGCTGTGGTAGCAGCGCTAATACTGCTACTGACGGTTCTGGTAAAGCCGAAGTCGAATTTTGGACGATGCAGCTCTCACCAAAATTCGATGATTATTTCAATTCGCTGATTGCCGATTTTGAGGCTGAAAATCCAGAGACGACTGTGAAGTGGGTAGATGTTCCCTGGTCTGATATGGAGACCAAGATCTTAGCGGCAGTATCGGCTAATAATGCACCGGACGTGGTGAATCTAAACCCTAACTTTGCCTCTCAGCTAGCGACGAAAGGAGCTTGGCTAACTTTAGACGATAAGCTTTCTGAAGAAGAAAAAGCAGTCTATCTACCGAAGATTTTTGAAGCGACCCAGATTGATGGCGAGAGCTTTGGATTCCCTTGGTATCTGACGGCTAGAGTAACGCTCTATAACAGTGAGATTTTTGAAGAAGCTGGTATTACCGAGCCTCCAGAGACCTTCGAAGCACTAGCTGAGGTGGCTAGAACTATCAAAGAGGAGACTGGGAAATATGCCTTCTTTATCAGCTTTGTACCCGAAGATGCGGCAGACGTGCTTCAGTCGTTTGTGCAGATGGGTGTAGCGCTAGTCGATGATCAAGGGAATGCAGCCTTTAATACACCCGAAGGCAAAGCTGTCTTTCAGTACTGGACCGATCTCTATCAAAATGAGCTGTTACCGCGTGAAGTGCTAACCCAGGGGCACGCTCAGGCGACTCAGCTCTATCAGTCGGGGCAAACAGCGATCTTGACCTCAGGCGCGGAGACTTTGAGCGCGATCGCAACCAACGCTCCAGACATCGCCGCTGCCACCAAAGCCGCTCCCCAAATTAGCGGCGTCACCGGCAGAAAGAACGTAGCAGCTATGGATTTAGTCATTCCTAGATCTACAGACGTAGAGGAAGCAGCGCTAAAGTTCGCCCTTTTCGTCACTAATGATGAAAATCAACTAGCTTTCGCAAAGTCGGCTAATGTCCTACCTTCTACAGTTAATGCGATGTCTGATAGCTACTTTACCGACCTGCCAGCAGAGGCTTCTCCTGTAGAGATAGCTCGCTCTGTTAGCGCTAGCCAACTAGAGGATGCAGCCGTGCTGATTCCAGCGATGGAAGATGTGAAGGTCCTGCAAAAGGTGATCTATGACAACTTGCAAGCGGCGATGCTAGGGGATAAGACCGTGGACGAAGCGGTAGCAGATGCAGCGACAGAGTGGGATAACCGATGA
- a CDS encoding SUMF1/EgtB/PvdO family nonheme iron enzyme, translating to MQNRLALLLLFAMVGCSGQESAEHVSEAEIPVTRSACEQQGFVFIEAGDFLRGSDRTQKDYAYRISAEGFADSPEEIAEAEAGYRRRNWFEREPDEQMVNLPAFCLAQNLITNEDYQAFVQSTDHKQPGISAATYQAQGFLVHDYSKVEPYLWQDDQYPAGQGQHPVVLVSYEDALAYAEWRSQQDGVTYRLPTALEWEKAARGTDGRYFPWGSEWRDDATNWARNGPTGTSAIATYPDSRSPYGIEDMAGNVFEYTSTLVEKSNGETEVLLKGCGWDDYPGFCRAAYQHDRPHDSKHILFGFRLTLE from the coding sequence ATGCAAAATCGACTTGCTTTATTATTGCTGTTTGCGATGGTGGGATGTTCAGGTCAAGAGAGCGCTGAGCACGTATCTGAAGCCGAAATACCAGTGACGCGCTCAGCGTGTGAACAGCAGGGATTTGTTTTTATAGAAGCGGGCGATTTTTTGCGGGGAAGTGATCGCACCCAAAAAGACTACGCCTACCGCATCAGCGCTGAAGGCTTTGCCGATTCGCCGGAGGAGATCGCCGAAGCAGAGGCGGGCTATCGGCGTCGCAACTGGTTTGAGCGCGAGCCGGACGAGCAGATGGTCAATTTGCCAGCGTTTTGCCTAGCTCAGAATCTAATTACCAACGAGGACTATCAAGCGTTCGTGCAAAGTACCGATCATAAGCAGCCAGGTATTTCAGCCGCAACCTATCAAGCGCAGGGGTTCCTAGTGCATGACTACAGCAAAGTAGAGCCTTATCTATGGCAAGACGACCAGTACCCAGCTGGCCAAGGACAGCATCCGGTGGTACTAGTTTCGTATGAAGATGCGTTGGCCTATGCAGAATGGCGATCGCAACAAGATGGCGTTACCTACCGACTGCCAACGGCTTTGGAATGGGAGAAGGCGGCTAGAGGGACGGATGGGCGCTATTTCCCCTGGGGCAGTGAATGGCGAGATGACGCTACAAACTGGGCGAGAAATGGACCTACAGGGACAAGTGCGATCGCTACCTACCCCGATAGTCGCAGTCCCTATGGCATTGAAGATATGGCGGGCAACGTTTTTGAATACACCAGCACGCTCGTTGAAAAATCCAATGGTGAAACGGAGGTTTTACTTAAAGGCTGCGGCTGGGATGACTATCCAGGTTTTTGTCGAGCGGCCTATCAGCATGATCGCCCCCATGACTCAAAACACATTCTTTTTGGCTTTCGCCTGACCTTAGAATAG
- the mazG gene encoding nucleoside triphosphate pyrophosphohydrolase, with the protein MAPSLPSSLPKPQDSSAQPTETQTLLELQRLIDVIAQLRNPEGGCPWDLAQTPQSLTPYIIEEAYETVDAIQTGKTKDVAEELGDLLLQVVLQAQIFQEQGDFNLGDIAKGIADKMIRRHPHVFENQTDEATDKTPEAISTTWEQIKSAEKADTEDPNKLSPKLRRYARSLPPLTGAMKISQKAAKAGFEWDSLSGVWAKVDEEIAELQQAIQSETTTAQESELGDVLFSLIQIARWQGLDPTAALQGTNRRFIQRFASVEAQAQKPLHSYDLAELNALWQQAKQQIAAQSIVSEPSASESSH; encoded by the coding sequence ATGGCACCCTCTTTGCCCAGCAGCTTACCTAAGCCCCAAGACTCAAGCGCTCAGCCAACAGAGACTCAGACTTTGCTAGAGCTTCAACGGCTCATCGACGTCATTGCTCAGCTACGTAACCCTGAGGGCGGCTGTCCTTGGGATCTCGCTCAAACACCTCAGAGCCTAACGCCATACATCATTGAAGAAGCTTACGAAACGGTAGATGCTATTCAAACCGGTAAGACCAAAGATGTAGCCGAAGAGCTAGGTGATCTGTTGTTACAGGTTGTCTTGCAAGCGCAGATCTTTCAAGAGCAGGGTGATTTCAACTTGGGAGATATTGCGAAGGGAATTGCTGATAAGATGATTCGCCGGCATCCTCATGTTTTTGAGAATCAGACTGACGAAGCAACTGATAAGACGCCAGAAGCAATCAGTACTACGTGGGAACAAATCAAGTCAGCGGAAAAGGCAGATACTGAAGATCCTAATAAACTATCTCCAAAACTGCGGCGATACGCCAGATCATTACCTCCACTCACAGGGGCCATGAAAATCTCCCAAAAAGCTGCTAAAGCCGGGTTCGAGTGGGACTCCCTGTCAGGGGTCTGGGCGAAAGTAGATGAAGAAATCGCCGAACTACAACAAGCTATTCAATCAGAGACCACTACTGCACAAGAAAGTGAGCTTGGTGATGTTCTATTCTCTTTGATTCAGATTGCACGGTGGCAAGGGCTTGATCCCACTGCGGCGCTTCAGGGCACGAATCGTCGGTTCATTCAGCGCTTTGCTAGTGTTGAAGCTCAAGCCCAAAAGCCGCTACATTCCTATGATCTAGCTGAACTCAACGCGCTTTGGCAACAGGCGAAGCAACAGATTGCAGCACAGTCAATTGTCTCAGAGCCCTCTGCATCAGAGTCCTCGCATTAG
- a CDS encoding serine/threonine phosphatase, with product MLTCANCQFANPIDHNFCQRCGTPLVAKPLLRVELMPIDCLALVPDTCLPITQPSGQLSDSRYQVSTVLSPGRAYVVDTQIELRSPLQQQICDLTSADTAPTLETLQSIPDLPADAYLYLLLKETTPQLYDAWQVGESTLIITHDQPTTTPLFKAFSTAIDPLQPVYWTQLLIDLWAKLKPVPQWRTSLLQADNLGVTSDQSLYIRKFTRLKSQSSCLENQDSSSVASVDSQSIDAQSSSPQLPDLPQLPDLQAFLKSLLAQPHSGEIATLRQIRQFILAVTSANTLEQLRDELTVIGEGLRSTPAAATPQTGLSPHLPQLKDTSASKVAMFDSKVAMADSENDMALVDFSTDSLVDPLESTLASDLTEMEESTMVLPMKLVALEDVGHTDVGRMRDHNEDFFSIASRYQKLSDNHAHSLKTHCLYVLCDGMGGHDGGEIASRLAARTLSDYFEANWPYNFAGDTDAEGGLPNEDTIVASVKLANQAVYELNEEEQRAGHERMGTTLVLLLLQGTSAVVAHVGDSRLYQYTRRAGLKQITTDHEVGQREIQHGVDPVIAYERPDAYQLTQALGPRSQRDLVPGVTYLNFSEDTLLLLCSDGLSDNSLVEDHLDSHIAPILQEQKGIVAGMDDLIKLANEVNGHDNITGIVVRLKISPDLTSLRA from the coding sequence ATGCTCACCTGCGCCAACTGCCAGTTTGCCAACCCAATCGATCACAACTTCTGTCAGCGCTGTGGGACACCTTTAGTAGCTAAGCCATTGCTACGAGTTGAGCTGATGCCCATTGATTGCTTAGCACTAGTTCCAGATACTTGCTTGCCGATTACTCAGCCGAGTGGCCAATTATCTGACAGTCGCTATCAGGTGTCTACGGTACTTAGTCCAGGTAGAGCTTACGTGGTTGATACTCAAATTGAGTTGCGATCGCCCCTGCAGCAGCAGATCTGCGATCTGACCAGTGCCGATACTGCGCCAACCTTAGAAACCCTTCAATCTATTCCGGACCTGCCCGCCGATGCCTATCTCTATCTGTTGCTCAAAGAGACAACCCCTCAGCTTTATGATGCCTGGCAAGTAGGGGAGAGCACCCTAATTATCACTCACGATCAGCCAACCACAACTCCCTTATTCAAAGCCTTCTCTACTGCTATTGATCCGCTTCAGCCTGTCTACTGGACCCAGCTGCTCATCGATCTTTGGGCTAAGCTCAAGCCTGTTCCTCAATGGCGAACCAGTCTCTTGCAAGCCGACAATCTTGGCGTCACCTCTGATCAATCTCTATACATACGCAAGTTTACCCGGCTGAAGAGTCAATCTAGCTGCCTAGAAAATCAAGACAGCTCCTCTGTAGCGTCTGTAGATTCACAGTCTATAGACGCTCAATCCTCCAGTCCTCAGCTCCCAGATCTCCCTCAGCTCCCAGATCTACAAGCCTTCTTGAAGTCTCTCCTTGCTCAGCCCCATAGCGGTGAAATTGCCACACTTAGACAGATTAGACAGTTCATATTAGCGGTGACTTCTGCCAATACTTTGGAACAGCTAAGGGACGAACTTACCGTCATTGGCGAAGGTCTCCGCTCCACGCCAGCGGCAGCCACGCCTCAAACTGGTCTATCACCTCATCTCCCCCAGCTTAAAGATACGTCCGCCTCTAAGGTGGCCATGTTTGATTCTAAAGTGGCCATGGCTGATTCTGAAAATGATATGGCTCTAGTAGATTTTTCAACAGATTCTTTAGTTGATCCTTTAGAAAGTACCTTGGCTAGTGATCTTACAGAAATGGAAGAATCTACGATGGTTCTACCTATGAAGCTAGTTGCGTTAGAAGACGTTGGTCATACTGATGTTGGCCGTATGCGAGATCACAATGAGGACTTTTTCTCGATTGCTAGCCGCTACCAAAAATTATCAGATAACCATGCTCACAGTCTCAAGACCCACTGCTTATACGTGCTATGCGATGGTATGGGCGGACACGATGGGGGAGAAATCGCTAGTCGGTTAGCGGCTCGAACCCTATCTGACTATTTTGAAGCGAACTGGCCTTACAATTTTGCAGGCGACACCGATGCAGAGGGTGGGCTACCGAACGAGGACACAATCGTTGCATCGGTGAAACTGGCCAACCAGGCGGTATACGAACTTAATGAAGAAGAACAAAGGGCTGGACACGAACGTATGGGGACAACGCTAGTTCTGTTGCTATTGCAAGGAACGTCCGCAGTGGTTGCTCATGTGGGGGATAGTCGGCTGTATCAATATACTCGGCGAGCCGGGCTAAAGCAGATTACAACCGATCATGAAGTCGGCCAAAGAGAGATTCAGCACGGGGTCGATCCAGTGATCGCCTATGAGCGCCCGGACGCGTACCAGCTAACTCAAGCGCTAGGGCCTCGTAGTCAAAGGGATCTTGTTCCCGGCGTGACTTACCTCAACTTTTCGGAGGATACTTTGCTCCTGCTTTGCTCCGATGGTCTAAGTGACAACAGTCTAGTAGAAGATCATCTAGATAGCCATATCGCTCCAATACTACAAGAGCAGAAAGGGATTGTGGCTGGTATGGATGATCTAATTAAGCTAGCTAATGAGGTAAATGGGCACGACAATATCACTGGAATTGTCGTTCGGCTTAAGATTAGTCCAGATTTGACGAGTCTTCGAGCCTAG
- a CDS encoding pseudouridine synthase has translation MPYRYLLLYKPYDVLSQFTDESGRRTLKDLVAVPNVYAVGRLDRDSEGLLLLTDDGPMQHRLSHPRFGHRRQYWVQVECGPKSQPIEAAIDQLRAGVTIRGYRTRPAQVSVIPDPDLPPRNPPIRYRKQIATAWLEIALTEGKNRQVRRMTAAVGFPTLRLVRSALFLPTPEKRQKQRQTKKRAGAALALTLSGLSPGQWRSLTATEIRSLPGNVHSRA, from the coding sequence GTGCCCTATCGCTATCTGTTGCTTTACAAGCCCTATGACGTACTAAGTCAATTCACGGATGAATCAGGCCGGCGAACGTTGAAAGATTTGGTAGCTGTACCAAATGTCTATGCGGTAGGACGGTTAGACCGTGATAGCGAAGGATTACTGCTACTAACCGACGATGGCCCTATGCAACATCGGCTAAGCCATCCACGCTTTGGCCATCGCCGACAGTATTGGGTGCAAGTAGAGTGCGGACCTAAGAGCCAGCCTATAGAGGCGGCGATCGATCAGCTACGAGCGGGGGTGACTATTCGGGGCTATCGAACTCGGCCCGCTCAGGTAAGCGTTATCCCAGACCCCGACTTACCGCCTAGAAATCCGCCTATTCGCTATCGTAAGCAGATAGCGACAGCTTGGCTGGAAATCGCCTTAACTGAAGGGAAAAATCGACAGGTGCGTCGAATGACCGCAGCAGTAGGCTTCCCAACGCTGCGTCTGGTTCGCAGTGCTCTATTTCTGCCGACCCCCGAAAAGCGGCAAAAGCAGCGGCAGACGAAAAAACGAGCTGGCGCTGCTTTGGCGCTAACCCTATCTGGCCTATCACCTGGACAGTGGCGATCGCTGACAGCAACAGAGATACGATCACTTCCTGGTAATGTCCATTCTCGGGCATAA
- a CDS encoding lipopolysaccharide assembly protein LapB has product MVLKKDSWLVRGVLIAAVAAFVAVPILFGINGRASSRNQSPSAATQPTADETTQLEGEIQGYTAVLSREPDNQTALSGIIYAKSRLGDLEGTVEPLERLVDLNPSEPRYAVLLAQTKQQLNDLEGAAQVYRSVLTQTPGSVPALEGFVALLLSQNRTEAAIGLLQDTLKTADQNNGISSGSIDELSVKLLLGQVYVEGGQLEQALSVYDEAIADAQASSPTQPDFRPTLAKGLVLKEQGKDSEAQALFDQAIALAPAQYKDGVRELVSQKTSPSGEDTVVEENVDAVEENVEAESAAPTP; this is encoded by the coding sequence ATGGTTTTAAAGAAAGACAGTTGGCTGGTCAGAGGGGTTCTGATCGCAGCGGTTGCAGCCTTTGTTGCTGTTCCTATCTTATTTGGTATCAACGGCCGAGCTTCTAGCCGAAATCAATCACCCTCAGCAGCGACTCAGCCAACGGCAGATGAAACTACTCAGCTAGAGGGTGAGATTCAAGGATACACAGCGGTGCTTAGCAGAGAGCCTGATAACCAAACGGCGCTCTCCGGTATCATTTATGCTAAAAGTAGGCTAGGGGACTTAGAGGGGACTGTAGAGCCTTTAGAGCGGCTAGTAGATCTAAATCCTAGCGAGCCTAGATATGCAGTTTTACTTGCTCAGACTAAACAGCAGCTTAATGATCTAGAGGGTGCTGCCCAAGTTTATCGTAGCGTTCTCACCCAAACCCCTGGTAGTGTTCCAGCTTTAGAAGGGTTTGTAGCTTTGCTGCTAAGTCAAAATCGAACTGAAGCGGCGATAGGGTTACTACAAGACACCCTGAAGACGGCGGACCAAAACAATGGAATTTCGTCAGGTAGTATTGACGAGCTTTCCGTCAAGCTGCTGTTAGGTCAGGTGTATGTGGAAGGAGGTCAGTTGGAGCAGGCGCTGAGCGTTTATGACGAGGCGATCGCAGATGCTCAAGCTTCCTCGCCGACTCAGCCAGATTTTCGTCCTACGCTTGCTAAAGGCCTAGTTCTAAAAGAGCAGGGCAAAGACAGCGAAGCTCAGGCTCTATTTGACCAGGCGATCGCGTTAGCGCCGGCTCAGTATAAAGACGGTGTGCGAGAGTTGGTCAGCCAGAAGACTTCACCGAGCGGAGAAGATACTGTCGTAGAAGAGAATGTAGATGCAGTAGAAGAAAATGTAGAGGCGGAGTCAGCAGCACCCACGCCATAG
- a CDS encoding homocysteine biosynthesis protein gives MRTIAEINDKIRQGSVTVWTITEAKAKITELGIEQAVKTVDVITTGAFEPMEGSGAMMNLGHSDPPIKIVECHLDGVLAYSGFGAVDLYLGAGQLMTSSRDSIREGEVEERGGGHVIADLIADKPVRLSALGQVTDCYPRASLDTTITRDRLNQFYLFNPRNLYQNFIVAVNGGDRPLATYLGPLQPRLGNAVYANTGALSPLLNLPDLQTIGIGTRILLGGSEGYIAWEGTQHFPLQRRLPNRTPVGPAATVALIGDAKRMDAHWVRGCYFKGYGPSLMLGVGVPIPILNQAVLASCAVKDEDLVVPVIDFSIPRRVRPIFGLVSYAQLKSGRIVLDGKAVRTAPLASVYLSGQVALDLKQRIEAGEFELTKAIAALPTDTRFMPQDSWGPQIDMA, from the coding sequence ATGCGCACCATTGCCGAAATAAACGACAAGATTCGCCAGGGTAGCGTCACCGTATGGACCATTACCGAAGCAAAAGCGAAAATCACGGAACTAGGCATTGAGCAGGCGGTTAAAACAGTTGATGTGATCACCACTGGAGCCTTTGAGCCAATGGAAGGTTCTGGGGCAATGATGAATCTGGGCCATAGCGATCCGCCTATCAAAATTGTTGAATGTCACTTAGATGGCGTTTTAGCCTACTCGGGTTTTGGTGCGGTGGATCTCTACCTCGGGGCGGGGCAGCTGATGACCTCCAGCCGAGACAGTATTCGAGAAGGAGAGGTAGAAGAACGTGGCGGTGGTCATGTGATTGCCGATCTCATAGCGGATAAACCGGTGCGCCTGAGTGCCCTTGGCCAGGTGACAGACTGCTATCCTCGGGCCAGTTTGGATACGACGATTACGCGCGATCGCCTCAATCAGTTCTACCTATTCAACCCTCGTAACCTCTACCAAAACTTTATCGTGGCGGTCAATGGGGGAGATCGTCCTTTGGCTACCTATTTAGGTCCGCTACAGCCTCGCTTAGGTAACGCCGTTTATGCCAATACAGGCGCTCTTTCCCCCCTGCTCAACCTCCCTGATCTGCAAACTATTGGCATTGGTACCCGAATTTTGCTCGGCGGTAGCGAAGGCTATATTGCTTGGGAAGGCACTCAGCACTTCCCTTTGCAGCGTCGTCTACCCAATCGTACGCCTGTTGGGCCAGCTGCTACTGTTGCTTTGATCGGTGATGCCAAACGTATGGATGCCCATTGGGTGCGCGGTTGCTACTTCAAAGGCTATGGCCCTTCACTAATGCTAGGCGTTGGGGTGCCGATTCCGATTCTTAACCAAGCAGTGCTGGCCAGCTGCGCGGTCAAAGATGAAGATTTAGTGGTGCCTGTGATTGATTTTTCAATTCCTAGAAGAGTTAGACCTATCTTCGGTTTAGTCAGCTATGCACAGCTCAAGTCAGGCCGCATCGTACTCGATGGCAAAGCGGTAAGGACTGCGCCGCTAGCTAGCGTCTATCTTTCTGGGCAGGTGGCTCTCGATCTGAAGCAAAGAATCGAGGCAGGCGAATTTGAGCTGACTAAAGCGATCGCAGCGCTGCCGACTGATACGCGGTTTATGCCACAAGATAGCTGGGGACCGCAAATAGATATGGCTTAA
- a CDS encoding amidase produces the protein MTVDPNWLTLKILTKQLREGRLTVTQLLQSCIHRINQHDSQVHAWEHLDIQLALQLAKGLDRAIERSDETPPSQIVSSLFGIPIGVKDIFATLDMPTGWGMDIYRDRYLDHEAAVVSRLKAAGAIILGNTVTTELATAAAGPTANPHHLQHTPGGSSSGSAAAVADGMVPLAIGSQTMGSILRPAAYCGIFGFKPSFGLISRYGMMPVCQELDHVGIFARGITDLQILLTVLVGPDRRDPDSWLGEPFGTIESTSKLAQHHHSSCLRIGFVSTPYWNQAEKVTQVRLHQAMSKLQQAGINVEEVSLPREFDRAWEVVQTLCAYGLHKEHGSHLPTNVGSPILQTWLQRGQAVSDANYRQACQYRDRYRQLLQPIFAQYDALLSPVTLGPAPFGLTNTGSPVFCGLWSLCGLPALNLPLGQTESGLPLGAQLIGPLYADRELLKAAEQCWTVFKMHFGGVKRPTG, from the coding sequence ATGACCGTTGATCCTAATTGGCTTACCTTAAAAATACTGACAAAACAATTGAGAGAAGGGAGATTAACAGTCACTCAATTACTACAGAGCTGTATTCATCGCATTAACCAGCACGACTCTCAGGTGCATGCATGGGAACATCTTGACATTCAATTAGCCTTGCAGTTGGCGAAGGGACTAGATAGGGCAATAGAGCGGTCTGATGAGACACCTCCATCTCAAATTGTTTCTTCCTTATTCGGTATACCTATTGGTGTGAAAGATATCTTTGCCACTTTAGATATGCCCACGGGGTGGGGCATGGATATCTATCGAGATCGCTATCTAGACCATGAGGCAGCTGTTGTATCTCGATTGAAAGCCGCTGGTGCGATTATTCTAGGGAACACTGTCACTACAGAGTTGGCCACCGCTGCTGCCGGGCCTACAGCCAATCCCCATCATTTACAACATACGCCTGGGGGTAGCTCTAGTGGTTCAGCCGCAGCAGTTGCTGATGGTATGGTGCCCCTAGCCATTGGTTCCCAAACGATGGGCTCAATTTTGCGACCCGCTGCCTACTGTGGAATTTTTGGGTTTAAGCCTAGCTTTGGGCTTATTTCTCGGTATGGCATGATGCCCGTTTGCCAGGAGCTTGATCATGTAGGAATTTTTGCCCGTGGCATAACGGATCTTCAAATCTTATTGACCGTACTAGTAGGCCCTGATCGTCGAGATCCAGACAGTTGGCTAGGGGAACCTTTTGGAACAATAGAATCGACATCGAAATTGGCACAACACCATCACTCGTCGTGCCTCCGAATCGGATTTGTTTCAACACCTTACTGGAATCAGGCCGAGAAGGTTACCCAGGTTCGTTTACATCAGGCAATGTCTAAGCTGCAGCAGGCTGGAATCAATGTCGAAGAAGTGAGCCTACCTAGGGAGTTTGATCGCGCTTGGGAGGTTGTTCAAACTCTCTGTGCCTATGGACTGCATAAAGAGCATGGCAGTCACCTGCCAACCAACGTTGGTTCACCAATCTTACAAACCTGGCTGCAGCGCGGACAGGCCGTCTCTGACGCGAACTACCGACAAGCCTGCCAATATCGTGATCGCTACCGCCAGTTATTGCAGCCTATTTTTGCCCAATACGATGCTCTGCTTAGCCCTGTTACGCTTGGGCCTGCTCCATTTGGATTGACCAATACAGGGTCTCCTGTCTTTTGTGGGCTGTGGAGTCTGTGCGGCCTTCCTGCTCTAAACCTTCCGCTCGGGCAGACAGAGTCGGGGTTACCCCTAGGGGCACAACTGATAGGACCCCTTTACGCTGATAGAGAACTTTTAAAGGCTGCAGAACAATGCTGGACAGTATTCAAGATGCATTTTGGTGGCGTGAAAAGACCTACAGGATGA
- a CDS encoding TIGR03943 family protein → MTRRFPFVQNLSRWIGGGPSKADQMDDKPAIDIWAYAEPAGEEPDPLKRNVLQWRRLITSVREPLEIFPGQPVDVTGFVYRSFPGAPQQFVLARQVIRCCLSDTVPLGLSIHTDTADDFENDIWLKVRGTFGTVTVRNKPVLVVLPDQIETIPEPQKVYINGVF, encoded by the coding sequence ATGACTCGTCGTTTTCCTTTTGTGCAAAATCTGAGCCGGTGGATAGGAGGCGGGCCGAGCAAAGCGGATCAAATGGATGATAAGCCTGCGATTGATATCTGGGCCTATGCTGAGCCTGCCGGAGAAGAACCTGACCCGTTAAAGCGTAATGTGTTGCAGTGGAGACGGTTAATTACGTCGGTACGAGAACCTTTAGAGATATTTCCAGGGCAGCCAGTAGATGTGACTGGCTTCGTATACCGAAGTTTTCCAGGTGCGCCTCAGCAATTTGTATTAGCACGCCAGGTGATTCGCTGTTGCCTGTCTGATACGGTTCCCCTAGGATTATCGATTCATACAGACACTGCCGATGATTTTGAAAATGACATATGGCTGAAGGTTCGAGGCACCTTTGGTACAGTGACGGTGCGTAATAAACCTGTACTCGTGGTCCTCCCTGATCAGATTGAAACAATCCCTGAACCCCAGAAAGTCTATATCAACGGCGTTTTTTGA
- a CDS encoding ABC transporter ATP-binding protein, giving the protein MSEIVCDRISKIWNPDTAEPNLAIDDISFSVEPGEFLVVIGPSGCGKSTLLSMIAGLESPTSGSLSFRGELVDGPSTHRSMIFQQASLFPWLSVIENVSFGLNLQGMGKRDRHKRAKEYLQQVGLLKSAHRYPHQLSGGMQQRACIARALCLGTQVLLMDEPFAALDVQTRHQMQKFLLKIWQGTGKTVVFVTHHIDEAVYLADRVLILTANPGRMLEMVTVNMPRPRDMMSEDFAYHRNLFVDRLRSEVVRAFEEQELAEMLDTRIK; this is encoded by the coding sequence ATGAGTGAGATTGTTTGCGATCGCATCAGCAAGATTTGGAATCCTGATACCGCCGAGCCCAACCTGGCTATTGACGATATCAGCTTTTCGGTAGAGCCAGGAGAGTTTTTGGTCGTCATTGGCCCTAGTGGCTGCGGTAAAAGTACGCTGCTGAGCATGATTGCTGGGCTAGAGTCACCCACGTCGGGGTCTCTTTCATTTCGTGGTGAACTAGTTGACGGGCCTTCCACTCACCGATCGATGATTTTTCAGCAGGCGTCGCTGTTTCCCTGGCTATCGGTGATTGAGAACGTGTCTTTCGGGTTGAACTTACAGGGAATGGGGAAGCGCGATCGCCACAAGCGCGCCAAAGAATATCTACAACAGGTAGGGTTACTCAAATCGGCCCATCGCTATCCTCATCAGCTTTCTGGTGGTATGCAGCAGCGAGCCTGCATTGCCCGGGCTCTGTGCCTCGGAACCCAGGTGCTGCTAATGGATGAACCGTTTGCGGCCTTAGATGTGCAAACCCGTCATCAGATGCAGAAGTTCCTCTTGAAAATTTGGCAGGGGACGGGGAAAACGGTGGTGTTTGTAACGCACCATATTGATGAAGCCGTTTACTTAGCAGATCGCGTACTGATTTTGACGGCCAATCCTGGGCGAATGCTGGAGATGGTAACGGTAAACATGCCGCGCCCTCGCGACATGATGAGTGAGGATTTTGCCTACCATCGCAACTTGTTTGTGGATCGGTTGCGCTCGGAAGTCGTAAGGGCTTTTGAAGAGCAGGAATTGGCCGAGATGTTAGATACCCGGATTAAGTGA